The following are encoded in a window of Solidesulfovibrio magneticus RS-1 genomic DNA:
- a CDS encoding acylphosphatase gives MTTEKATPSLHATVSGKVQGVYFRAWVYDQAASLGLRGWVRNLADGQVEVLAQGDPEALAALKERLPQGSPLSRVDAVAATMIDHDKAYDAFAIRG, from the coding sequence ATGACGACCGAAAAAGCGACGCCAAGCCTGCACGCCACGGTCTCCGGCAAGGTCCAGGGCGTGTATTTCCGGGCCTGGGTCTACGACCAGGCCGCGAGCCTGGGGCTTCGCGGCTGGGTGCGCAACCTGGCCGACGGCCAGGTCGAGGTGCTGGCCCAGGGCGACCCCGAAGCCCTGGCCGCCCTGAAGGAGCGCCTGCCCCAAGGGTCGCCCCTGTCCCGGGTGGATGCGGTGGCGGCGACAATGATCGACCACGACAAAGCTTACGACGCCTTCGCCATTCGCGGCTAA
- the radC gene encoding RadC family protein — MLSKKEPPHYLGHRRRLKDRLLDDPRALAKYEVLELVLGYVNVRRDNKPLAKELLARFGSLRGVLTARFEELRGVPGFGAGAEEFLTLWREVWARFHEQPMRDRAVLGSPDVVAEMARARIGVKEHEEFWMALVDTKNRLVGWERVSKGTVDQAAVYPREVIAMALRYNASGVILVHNHPGADPKPSAEDMAFTRRIVAAAREMDIRVLDHLVVTENRFFSFQAEGMI; from the coding sequence ATGCTTAGTAAGAAAGAACCGCCCCATTACCTCGGCCACCGCCGCCGTCTCAAGGACCGGCTTTTGGACGATCCGCGCGCCCTGGCGAAATACGAGGTGCTGGAGCTTGTGCTGGGCTACGTCAACGTGCGGCGCGACAACAAGCCCCTGGCCAAGGAGCTCTTGGCTCGCTTCGGCAGCCTGCGCGGGGTGCTGACCGCCCGTTTCGAGGAGCTCCGGGGCGTGCCCGGGTTCGGCGCGGGAGCCGAGGAGTTCTTGACCCTGTGGCGCGAGGTCTGGGCCAGGTTCCACGAACAGCCCATGCGCGACCGGGCCGTGCTCGGCAGCCCCGACGTGGTGGCCGAGATGGCCCGGGCCAGGATCGGGGTCAAGGAGCACGAGGAGTTCTGGATGGCCCTGGTGGACACCAAGAACCGGCTGGTCGGCTGGGAGCGGGTGAGCAAGGGCACGGTGGACCAGGCCGCGGTTTACCCCCGGGAGGTCATCGCCATGGCCCTGCGCTACAACGCCAGCGGCGTGATCCTCGTCCACAACCACCCCGGGGCCGACCCCAAGCCCTCGGCCGAGGACATGGCCTTTACCCGACGCATCGTGGCCGCGGCCCGGGAAATGGACATCCGGGTGCTCGACCATCTGGTGGTGACGGAAAACCGGTTTTTCAGCTTTCAGGCCGAAGGCATGATCTAG
- a CDS encoding DNA polymerase III subunit delta: protein MQRAGFFFLACPDPEIVRERVERQLADSGQPFSREVFWGDEELGAPFWSALTVGSLFAGRRAVILRRAEAAPPDFWPKLTPALKGFNDAVWPFFCFEGPLDKKGGPKFPKTLTEQPYFTVAEKRKWIFVSPGLTRRDMGPRLADWAGRRGLVLEPGVAEALAAALPASLAHADNELAKLELSLGDRTSLEMADLALLSHHEGMDGFAFLNALSEGRDPTKVWQEIFDKELAGEEMIFPFIGLLLYEARMMWRLAVGEADDVRLPPQVRRQKEAMARRLGSAGLTRLFEAAFAAEAGIKTGARKPDQAMEFLTAELFRLFGGQGRQTGRVGP from the coding sequence ATGCAACGAGCCGGATTTTTCTTTCTCGCCTGCCCGGACCCGGAGATCGTGCGGGAGCGGGTGGAACGCCAGTTGGCCGACAGCGGCCAGCCGTTTTCCCGGGAGGTGTTCTGGGGGGACGAGGAGCTTGGCGCGCCGTTCTGGAGCGCGCTCACCGTGGGCAGCCTGTTCGCCGGCCGCCGGGCCGTGATCTTGCGCCGGGCCGAGGCGGCCCCGCCGGATTTCTGGCCCAAGCTCACCCCGGCGCTGAAGGGTTTTAACGACGCGGTCTGGCCCTTTTTCTGTTTTGAAGGCCCCCTGGATAAAAAAGGCGGCCCCAAATTCCCCAAGACCCTGACCGAGCAGCCCTATTTCACGGTGGCCGAGAAGCGCAAATGGATCTTTGTTTCGCCGGGCCTGACCCGCCGCGACATGGGGCCGCGTCTGGCCGATTGGGCCGGGCGGCGCGGGCTGGTGCTGGAGCCTGGCGTGGCCGAGGCTCTGGCCGCCGCCTTGCCGGCTTCCCTGGCCCATGCCGACAACGAGCTGGCCAAGCTGGAGCTGTCCCTGGGCGACCGCACCAGCCTGGAAATGGCCGATCTGGCCCTTTTGTCCCACCACGAGGGCATGGACGGCTTCGCCTTCCTCAATGCCCTGTCCGAGGGGCGCGATCCGACCAAGGTCTGGCAGGAGATTTTCGACAAGGAACTGGCCGGGGAGGAGATGATCTTTCCCTTTATCGGGCTTTTGCTCTACGAAGCGAGGATGATGTGGCGTCTGGCCGTGGGCGAGGCCGACGACGTGCGCCTGCCGCCCCAGGTGCGCCGCCAGAAGGAAGCCATGGCCCGACGGCTGGGTTCGGCCGGGCTGACCCGGCTTTTCGAGGCGGCCTTTGCCGCCGAAGCCGGCATCAAGACCGGGGCGCGCAAGCCCGACCAGGCCATGGAGTTCCTCACGGCCGAACTTTTCCGGCTTTTTGGCGGCCAGGGACGGCAAACGGGTCGGGTGGGACCGTGA
- a CDS encoding glycosyltransferase family 39 protein has translation MLLPRSVPLARLALLGLAAGLIFYALGRPSLWLDEAASPLNARFPLDYIITLSRTLEEHPPLFYILLKGFLRLGHDDFTVRLLPALCGLGCVGLLAAVGTRLFSPAAGTAAAAIWLAMPQNLLLSRMARPYSLWLLLFLCALYFLAGWLRRGRKRDIAGMLAAAALMTACHYLSFPLLAAMGLCLLAVAPANRPGWPGRLTAAGLFGAGCAGIAAAAYFGLIAQSHTPQLIADANETVADAARALGAALGGVLYSFDVWPARLAVGAAALAAFVVLARRDRRNFRVLALLTVVPPLVLLAMGRGTGLYARHLSSLGIPLALALAGGAAAWPRLAPRLPAVTLSALALAVLLPLAVHHDRFYAVSSYQVPVIGNNYKLAAAGLAALDRPGTILSFGDDFYGNVLSWYLDQHTPSLALANPRLTPEDREARLLFAAGAHWGYLAPNAAAFLTRYGPDVARHDIETSTFLELAVPRDPVRRVTALPARYGLPMAYDRVFAEISALSGLRFHQNALGPALIPVRNDIDATARLTFANDAPPQPQEIRINVLFDNFGQDNRLLARIRFDTEPPVTFPLSTGYDATRQRQIALKREAPYARMDVEVILRCASRTPTLAGGNLQTLRLTGVEAFFCPANAAGPCLDAAERHLTASVLGNYLEERFAVPSETGQAALLAVRENVAPVNEHQEAAWTALSPADPSRPGVLRLPVTARQDRLLLFPRVGRDGMVRVYGLRPDGVRELLFALQNTGERWTPVSARYELVVPPWLRDRETDLEIELTGRRAQLWTLGDAALF, from the coding sequence GTGTTGTTGCCCCGGTCCGTGCCGCTCGCGCGGCTTGCGCTTCTTGGCCTCGCCGCCGGCCTGATCTTTTACGCCCTCGGCCGGCCGTCCCTGTGGCTCGACGAAGCCGCATCGCCGCTTAACGCCCGCTTCCCCCTGGACTACATCATCACGCTTTCGCGCACGCTGGAAGAGCATCCGCCGCTGTTCTACATCCTGCTCAAGGGCTTTTTGCGCCTGGGGCACGACGACTTCACCGTGCGTCTGTTGCCCGCCTTATGCGGACTGGGTTGCGTGGGACTCCTGGCTGCGGTGGGAACGCGGCTTTTTTCACCGGCAGCCGGCACGGCGGCGGCCGCCATTTGGCTGGCCATGCCCCAGAACCTGCTGCTCTCCCGCATGGCCCGGCCCTATTCCCTGTGGCTGCTCCTGTTCTTGTGCGCCTTGTACTTTCTGGCCGGCTGGCTGCGCCGGGGGCGTAAACGCGACATCGCCGGAATGCTCGCCGCCGCCGCCCTGATGACGGCCTGCCACTATCTGTCCTTTCCCCTGCTGGCCGCCATGGGCCTTTGCCTGCTCGCCGTCGCGCCTGCCAATCGCCCGGGCTGGCCCGGCCGGCTGACCGCCGCCGGCCTTTTTGGCGCAGGCTGCGCCGGCATCGCCGCCGCCGCCTACTTCGGCCTTATCGCCCAAAGCCACACCCCCCAGCTCATCGCCGACGCCAACGAGACCGTGGCCGACGCGGCCCGAGCCCTCGGGGCGGCCCTGGGCGGCGTGCTCTACAGTTTCGACGTCTGGCCGGCGCGTCTGGCCGTGGGCGCGGCCGCCCTGGCCGCCTTTGTCGTTCTGGCCCGGCGGGACCGACGCAACTTCCGGGTCTTGGCCCTGCTGACGGTCGTCCCGCCCCTGGTCCTGCTGGCCATGGGCCGAGGCACCGGACTGTACGCCCGCCATCTGTCGAGCCTGGGCATCCCCCTGGCTCTGGCCCTGGCCGGCGGCGCGGCCGCCTGGCCGCGCCTGGCCCCGCGCCTGCCGGCCGTGACCCTGTCCGCCCTGGCCCTGGCCGTGCTGCTGCCCCTGGCCGTCCATCACGACCGGTTCTACGCCGTCTCCAGCTATCAGGTGCCGGTCATCGGCAACAACTACAAGCTGGCCGCCGCAGGCCTCGCCGCCCTGGACCGGCCGGGAACGATCCTGTCCTTTGGTGATGACTTCTACGGCAATGTCCTTTCCTGGTATCTCGACCAGCATACGCCTTCCCTGGCCCTGGCCAATCCCCGACTGACGCCCGAGGACCGGGAAGCCCGGCTCCTTTTCGCCGCTGGGGCGCACTGGGGCTATCTGGCCCCCAATGCGGCGGCCTTCCTCACCCGCTACGGACCGGACGTGGCCCGGCACGACATCGAAACCTCCACCTTCCTGGAACTTGCCGTCCCCCGCGATCCGGTACGCCGCGTCACGGCCCTGCCGGCCCGCTACGGCCTGCCCATGGCCTATGACCGGGTTTTTGCCGAAATAAGCGCCCTTTCGGGCTTGCGCTTTCATCAAAACGCCCTGGGGCCGGCCCTCATTCCCGTACGTAACGACATCGACGCCACGGCGCGCCTGACCTTTGCCAACGACGCCCCGCCCCAGCCCCAGGAAATCCGGATCAACGTGCTTTTCGACAATTTTGGCCAGGACAACCGCCTGCTGGCCCGGATACGTTTCGACACTGAGCCGCCCGTGACCTTTCCCTTGTCCACCGGCTACGACGCCACCCGCCAACGCCAGATTGCCCTGAAACGTGAGGCTCCCTACGCCAGAATGGACGTTGAGGTGATCCTGCGCTGCGCCTCGCGCACCCCGACCCTGGCCGGCGGCAATCTCCAGACCTTGCGGCTAACCGGCGTTGAAGCCTTTTTCTGTCCGGCAAACGCGGCCGGCCCCTGCCTGGACGCGGCCGAGCGCCACCTGACCGCCTCAGTGCTCGGCAACTACCTGGAAGAACGCTTCGCCGTCCCCAGCGAGACCGGCCAGGCCGCCCTCCTGGCGGTCCGAGAGAACGTCGCTCCGGTGAACGAACACCAGGAGGCTGCCTGGACCGCCCTGTCTCCGGCCGATCCGTCCCGGCCGGGCGTCTTGCGCCTTCCCGTCACAGCCCGGCAGGACAGGCTGCTGCTTTTCCCGAGGGTCGGCCGGGACGGCATGGTCCGGGTCTACGGTCTGCGGCCCGACGGCGTGCGCGAACTCCTGTTCGCCCTGCAAAACACCGGCGAACGATGGACGCCCGTCAGCGCCCGCTACGAACTGGTGGTGCCGCCGTGGCTGCGCGACCGGGAGACTGACTTGGAAATCGAACTCACCGGCCGCCGGGCCCAGCTGTGGACCCTGGGCGACGCGGCGCTGTTTTAG
- a CDS encoding APC family permease, protein MSNDSIRPTSRLRRIVFGKSINLGDQSIFHNLSLVAFFAWVGLGADGLSSSCYGPAEAFLALGQHTFLAVFVALGTALTIGVISAAYSQIIELFPTGGGGYVVASRLLSPKVGMVSGCALLIDYVLTITLSVASGADAVFSFLPAAFLPYRLPTAVAGVVALIVLNLRGVKESVMTLVPIFMTFVATHAVAIGYGVFAHLSDMPALAARLGQDVTAARSELGGLGMLLLVLHAYSMGAGTYTGIEAVSNGLPILREPREKTGKRTMLYMALSLTLTVVGIITCYLLFDVRPQDGKTLNAVLFENVVAGWGPDLGGGFVLVTLVSEALLLFVAAQAGFVDGPRVLSNMALDRWLPARFALLSDRLVTQNGILLMGVSALVLMVVSHGSVDLLIVLYSINVFITFVLSQLGMVRHWWEVRGQRVAWKKGLLLNGLGLALTLFILVMVTWVKFFEGGWVTILITAGLAAAALGVKRHYDRVGRQIKKLDVLRAVVDPQNPYTPPIPVNPEPAGQPDLGAPTAVIFVNGFNGLGIHTLLSTVRLFGKDIKNYVFVQIGVVDAAVFQGAAELSRLKAGMQRDLESYAAVMRERGFHAEAHWAVGTDIVAELTELAPALRERFPRAIFCGGQLVFEKETFVTRLLHNYVIFALQRQLYRMGLPFIIMPVRLDLPEWFAD, encoded by the coding sequence ATGTCCAACGATTCCATCCGGCCGACGAGCCGGCTGCGCCGCATTGTTTTTGGCAAATCCATCAACCTGGGCGACCAGTCCATCTTCCACAATCTCTCCCTGGTGGCCTTTTTCGCCTGGGTGGGCCTTGGGGCCGACGGCCTGTCCTCCTCGTGCTACGGTCCGGCCGAGGCCTTCCTGGCCCTGGGGCAACACACATTTTTGGCCGTCTTCGTGGCCCTGGGCACGGCGCTGACCATCGGCGTCATCAGCGCCGCCTATTCCCAGATCATCGAGCTTTTCCCCACCGGCGGCGGCGGCTACGTGGTGGCCTCGCGGCTGTTGTCGCCCAAAGTCGGCATGGTCTCGGGCTGCGCCTTGCTCATTGACTATGTCCTGACCATTACCTTGTCCGTGGCCAGCGGGGCCGACGCCGTCTTCAGCTTCCTGCCGGCCGCCTTCCTGCCCTACCGCCTACCCACGGCCGTGGCCGGCGTGGTGGCGCTCATTGTGCTCAATCTGCGCGGGGTCAAGGAATCGGTCATGACCCTGGTGCCCATTTTCATGACCTTCGTGGCCACCCATGCCGTGGCCATCGGCTACGGCGTGTTCGCCCACCTGTCCGACATGCCGGCCCTGGCCGCCCGCCTGGGCCAGGACGTGACCGCCGCCCGCAGCGAACTCGGCGGCCTGGGCATGCTGCTTCTGGTGCTGCACGCCTACAGCATGGGCGCGGGCACCTACACCGGCATCGAGGCCGTATCCAACGGCCTGCCCATCCTGCGCGAGCCGCGCGAAAAAACCGGCAAGCGCACCATGCTCTACATGGCCCTGTCCCTGACCCTGACCGTGGTCGGCATCATCACCTGCTATCTGCTGTTCGACGTGCGGCCCCAGGACGGCAAGACCCTCAACGCCGTGCTGTTCGAAAACGTGGTGGCCGGCTGGGGGCCCGACCTCGGCGGCGGGTTCGTGCTGGTCACCCTGGTTTCCGAGGCCCTGCTCCTGTTCGTGGCCGCCCAGGCCGGCTTCGTGGACGGGCCGCGCGTGCTGTCCAACATGGCCCTGGACCGCTGGCTGCCGGCCCGCTTCGCCTTGCTCTCCGACCGTCTGGTGACCCAAAACGGCATCCTGCTCATGGGCGTCTCGGCCTTGGTCCTCATGGTCGTCTCCCACGGCTCGGTGGATCTGCTCATCGTCCTTTACAGCATCAACGTGTTCATCACCTTCGTGCTGTCCCAGCTCGGCATGGTGCGCCACTGGTGGGAGGTGCGCGGCCAGCGCGTGGCCTGGAAAAAAGGCCTGCTTCTCAACGGCCTGGGCCTGGCCCTGACCCTGTTCATCCTGGTCATGGTCACCTGGGTGAAATTCTTCGAGGGCGGCTGGGTCACCATCCTCATCACGGCGGGGCTGGCCGCAGCCGCCCTGGGCGTCAAGCGGCACTACGACCGGGTCGGGAGGCAGATCAAGAAACTCGATGTGCTGCGGGCCGTTGTGGACCCGCAAAATCCCTACACCCCGCCCATTCCCGTCAATCCCGAGCCAGCCGGCCAGCCGGATCTTGGCGCGCCCACGGCCGTCATCTTCGTCAACGGCTTCAATGGCCTTGGCATCCACACCCTGCTGTCCACGGTGCGGCTTTTCGGCAAGGACATCAAAAACTACGTGTTCGTGCAGATCGGGGTGGTGGACGCGGCCGTGTTCCAGGGCGCGGCCGAGCTGTCGCGGCTCAAGGCCGGCATGCAGCGCGACCTGGAATCCTACGCGGCGGTCATGCGCGAGCGCGGCTTCCACGCCGAGGCCCACTGGGCCGTGGGCACGGACATCGTGGCCGAACTCACGGAGCTGGCCCCGGCCCTGCGCGAACGCTTTCCCAGGGCGATCTTTTGTGGCGGCCAGCTTGTCTTCGAGAAGGAAACCTTCGTGACGCGCCTGCTCCACAACTACGTGATCTTCGCCCTCCAGCGCCAACTCTACCGCATGGGACTGCCGTTTATTATCATGCCCGTGCGCCTGGACCTGCCGGAGTGGTTCGCCGACTGA
- a CDS encoding anaerobic ribonucleoside-triphosphate reductase activating protein has translation MTYPSAWELVRGIEPMSLCDWPGRLTAVLFFGGCNLRCPHCHNAALAWTPQAGAAPLTEKAVRRFVEARRRWLDGLVITGGEPTLTPGMPGLAAAVAASGLPVKVDSNGLRPDVLARLLESHPDIYLAVDVKAPFAKYPLVTGGLAEASDAAKRLGEVFALATAHPGRIQFRATRVPELTDDDIREVESLLPPGHALTIQPFRPLPRRREEKADAQANSQA, from the coding sequence ATGACCTATCCATCCGCCTGGGAGCTCGTGCGTGGCATCGAGCCCATGTCCCTTTGCGATTGGCCGGGGCGACTGACCGCCGTGCTGTTTTTCGGCGGCTGCAACCTGCGCTGCCCCCACTGCCATAACGCCGCCCTGGCCTGGACGCCGCAAGCCGGCGCCGCGCCCCTGACCGAAAAGGCCGTACGCCGGTTCGTCGAAGCACGACGCCGCTGGCTCGACGGGCTGGTCATCACCGGCGGCGAACCCACCCTGACCCCGGGGATGCCCGGCCTGGCCGCCGCCGTGGCCGCCTCGGGGTTGCCGGTCAAGGTCGACTCCAACGGCCTGCGCCCGGACGTCCTGGCCCGCCTTCTGGAAAGCCACCCGGACATTTACCTGGCCGTGGACGTCAAAGCGCCCTTTGCCAAGTACCCGCTGGTCACCGGCGGCCTGGCCGAGGCCTCCGACGCCGCCAAGCGCCTGGGCGAGGTCTTCGCCCTGGCCACGGCCCATCCCGGGCGCATCCAATTTCGCGCCACCCGCGTGCCCGAACTGACGGACGACGACATCAGGGAGGTGGAGTCGCTGCTGCCGCCCGGACACGCGTTGACCATCCAACCGTTTCGACCGCTGCCGCGCCGCAGGGAGGAGAAGGCCGATGCCCAAGCAAATTCGCAAGCGTGA